A region of Pyxidicoccus parkwaysis DNA encodes the following proteins:
- the tsaD gene encoding tRNA (adenosine(37)-N6)-threonylcarbamoyltransferase complex transferase subunit TsaD: protein MLVLGLETSCDETAAAVVEDGRRVLSDVVSTQVDIHRRWGGVVPELASRNHIVQVMPVVHEALTRAQKTLDDVDLIAVTSGPGLIGALLVGVQVAKGLSLATGKPFVGANHLEGHLLAIRLIEEAPEPPFLGLVVSGGHTSLYDVQAYGRYKLVGSTRDDAAGEAYDKTARILGLPYPGGLPIDQLAQQGDPEAIRFPRALPGDNFDVSFSGLKTAVLHHVQKHGVPGGQALADLCASFQEAVADVLSKKLVAAARRLGHKQLVLCGGVAANSRLRALCKARAEERGLSMYLPPVRLCTDNGAMIAVAGYEAYRRGLRGDFKLAADPAWRM from the coding sequence TTGCTCGTCCTCGGACTGGAAACCTCCTGTGATGAAACCGCCGCCGCCGTCGTGGAGGACGGCCGGCGCGTGCTGTCGGACGTCGTCTCCACCCAGGTGGACATCCACCGGCGCTGGGGCGGAGTGGTGCCGGAGCTGGCCAGCCGCAACCACATCGTCCAGGTGATGCCTGTCGTCCACGAGGCCCTCACCCGCGCGCAGAAGACGCTCGACGACGTGGACCTCATCGCCGTCACCTCCGGCCCGGGCCTCATCGGCGCGCTGCTGGTGGGCGTGCAGGTGGCCAAGGGGCTGAGCCTCGCCACCGGCAAGCCCTTCGTCGGCGCCAACCACCTGGAGGGCCACCTGCTGGCCATCCGCCTCATCGAAGAAGCTCCGGAGCCGCCGTTCCTCGGGCTCGTGGTTTCGGGAGGCCACACCAGCCTCTACGACGTGCAGGCCTATGGCCGGTACAAGCTGGTGGGCAGCACGCGCGACGACGCGGCCGGCGAGGCGTACGACAAGACGGCGCGCATCCTCGGGCTGCCGTACCCGGGCGGGCTGCCCATCGACCAGCTCGCGCAGCAGGGAGACCCGGAGGCCATCCGCTTCCCGCGCGCGCTTCCCGGCGACAACTTCGACGTGTCCTTCTCCGGCCTGAAGACGGCGGTGCTGCACCACGTGCAGAAGCACGGCGTCCCGGGAGGCCAGGCGCTGGCGGACCTGTGCGCGTCCTTCCAGGAGGCGGTGGCGGACGTGCTGTCGAAGAAGCTGGTGGCCGCCGCGCGCCGGCTGGGCCACAAGCAGCTCGTGTTGTGTGGAGGCGTGGCGGCCAACTCGCGGCTGCGCGCGCTGTGCAAGGCGCGCGCGGAGGAGCGGGGGCTGAGCATGTACCTGCCGCCGGTGCGGTTGTGCACGGACAACGGGGCCATGATTGCGGTGGCGGGGTATGAGGCGTACCGCCGCGGCCTGCGCGGGGACTTCAAGCTGGCGGCGGACCCCGCCTGGCGCATGTAG
- the panB gene encoding 3-methyl-2-oxobutanoate hydroxymethyltransferase — protein MKDKVTIHTLKRFKQIGQKICMVTAYDATFAHILDQAGADVLLVGDSLGMVVQGHDSTLPVTMDQMVYHCAAVTRGARRAHVVGDLPFMSYQVSPQEAVRNAGRMVSEGGVGSIKLEGGAEFADTVRAITRASIPVMGHLGLTPQSVHKMGGYVVQGRDEDQARKILDDALALEQAGAYALVLEGVPLELARTVTQSLSIPTIGIGAGVDCDGQVLVCYDLLGMNPDFKPKFVKRYANLHGSITEAAGAFFSEVRQGAFPDEDHSFKSNKNIRLVAGSPAPRAESSSSAPAEGGEKIGPVYGVPV, from the coding sequence GTGAAGGACAAGGTCACCATCCACACGCTGAAGCGCTTCAAGCAGATCGGCCAGAAGATCTGCATGGTTACCGCCTACGACGCCACGTTTGCCCACATCCTGGACCAGGCTGGTGCGGACGTGCTGCTGGTAGGTGACTCGCTGGGCATGGTGGTCCAGGGGCATGACTCCACGCTGCCGGTGACGATGGACCAGATGGTCTACCACTGCGCCGCCGTGACGCGCGGCGCGCGCCGGGCCCACGTGGTGGGGGATTTGCCCTTCATGAGCTACCAGGTGTCGCCGCAGGAGGCGGTGCGCAACGCCGGCCGCATGGTGTCCGAGGGTGGCGTGGGCAGCATCAAGCTGGAGGGCGGCGCCGAGTTCGCCGACACGGTGCGAGCCATCACCCGCGCCAGCATCCCCGTCATGGGCCACCTGGGGCTGACGCCGCAGTCCGTCCACAAGATGGGCGGCTATGTCGTCCAGGGCCGTGACGAGGACCAGGCCCGCAAGATTCTCGATGACGCGCTGGCGCTGGAGCAGGCCGGTGCCTATGCGCTGGTGCTCGAGGGCGTGCCGCTGGAGCTCGCGCGCACGGTGACGCAGAGCCTGTCCATCCCCACCATCGGCATTGGCGCGGGCGTGGACTGTGATGGCCAGGTCCTCGTTTGTTACGACCTGTTGGGGATGAACCCGGACTTCAAGCCGAAGTTCGTCAAGCGCTACGCCAACCTGCACGGCTCGATTACGGAGGCCGCGGGCGCCTTCTTCTCCGAGGTCCGCCAGGGCGCGTTCCCCGACGAGGACCACTCGTTCAAGTCGAACAAGAACATCCGCCTCGTCGCCGGCAGCCCGGCGCCGCGCGCGGAGTCGTCCTCTTCGGCCCCCGCCGAGGGTGGCGAGAAGATTGGCCCCGTCTACGGGGTACCGGTCTAG
- the rsmA gene encoding 16S rRNA (adenine(1518)-N(6)/adenine(1519)-N(6))-dimethyltransferase RsmA: MEQPRDILKRHGLRPKHSWGQNFLGDEDALETIADALLLREGDAVVELGPGLGHLTRFLAATGARVTAVERDRDMLTVLEKEAIPGVKVVAGNAATVDFAQVAGVPEVAVAGNLPYHLTSPILFRVLEQRAHVTRAVFTLQKEVVERLAAEPGNRDYGLLTVLLGLHFDAENILTLEAWRFHPPPKVDSAVLRLTRRKAPRAPIVDEARFTRVVKASFAHRRKTLINSIKSDPTLGSPEVLAAALAAAGVDSQRRAETLAPEEFAAIERALGPVVTPVPVPKLDEE; encoded by the coding sequence GTGGAACAGCCTCGAGACATCCTCAAGCGACACGGCCTGCGCCCCAAGCACAGCTGGGGGCAGAACTTCCTCGGGGACGAGGACGCCCTGGAGACCATCGCCGACGCGCTCCTCCTGCGCGAGGGCGACGCGGTGGTGGAACTGGGCCCGGGCCTCGGCCACCTCACGCGCTTCCTCGCCGCCACCGGCGCACGCGTCACCGCGGTGGAGCGAGACCGCGACATGCTCACGGTGCTGGAGAAGGAGGCGATTCCGGGCGTGAAGGTGGTGGCCGGCAACGCCGCCACGGTGGACTTCGCCCAGGTGGCCGGCGTGCCCGAGGTGGCCGTGGCGGGCAACCTCCCGTACCACCTGACCAGCCCCATCCTCTTCCGCGTGCTGGAGCAGCGCGCCCACGTCACGCGCGCCGTCTTCACGCTGCAGAAGGAGGTGGTGGAGCGGCTCGCCGCGGAGCCCGGCAACCGCGACTACGGCCTGCTCACCGTGCTGCTCGGCCTGCACTTCGATGCGGAGAACATCCTCACGCTGGAGGCCTGGCGCTTCCATCCGCCGCCGAAGGTGGACTCCGCCGTGCTGCGCCTCACCCGCCGCAAGGCCCCGCGCGCGCCGATTGTGGACGAGGCCCGCTTCACCCGCGTGGTGAAGGCCTCCTTCGCGCACCGGCGCAAGACGCTCATCAACTCCATCAAGTCGGACCCGACGCTCGGCTCGCCGGAAGTGCTGGCCGCCGCGCTGGCCGCCGCGGGCGTGGACTCGCAGCGGCGCGCGGAGACGCTCGCGCCCGAGGAGTTCGCCGCGATTGAGCGCGCGCTGGGGCCCGTGGTGACGCCGGTGCCCGTGCCAAAGCTGGACGAGGAGTAG
- a CDS encoding response regulator produces MAKQHLLLVDGDAKSLRVMEVSLKKAGFSVTTAIHGKDALEKVQISPPDLVLADTKMPEMDGFELCKALKSDERFKFIPYVFLTNQKSVEFKVRGLELGGDDYLTKPIYIKEIVTRVKMILQKAEKERIEKRETTKGGFAGSLADMGVVDLVQTFEIGRKTGSISIQGERTGTVYFKDGRVIDAELGRLKGENAFYRMLNTFEGQFEVQFTALDRPERIEISTQGLLMEGMRRLDEWGRMLEQLPPLETVFEIDYHQLADRLSEIPDEVNGLLRLFDGKRTLSRVVEDSDFEDLAALGIISKLYFEGLIRELGNAPLEPVQSSKPGIEQWLNAAPPPSAPVEPAPAPLAVVPEPPAAPEPPPSVPAVAAAPEPPLSAPVVEMPRAMPPSVLAPPAGVEDPGASAVATGPAQPANVILFPAKPRRNGAAEEQPAAEDAAAPLPPAAEGSSFLVAPPPAHRAAEQSHRSLLLDWSRVDTDGISSASTWGPGSLWSPSPRSFGSTGGAGAAPAFAQAAAEPVPARAPIFGGAAVGPNPLPPVPPPAPAPPSSEVTLVSGRGATSQPAVPPVAPVAMVEEPVLEVEEVPQPPPQQLALPPYPGHGAPAPVAPVLSEEPRTPSSAPSPAATVTPPPAETKSVEAKPVDVKPPPAAVESKPAPSAKPVESKPVESKPAATAQPELNDAAMAEAIRPKRTGLFIAAGLLLIGAVAAVVVFGGGSGGKGQDPAPKPPVEQPTPVDTVKPPVKDPTPPTPPPGEATAPVAVADSGTATAATPPAADSGTATAATPPAAPDSGAATAEAATPDAGDAAANAPPVDPEVEYANLVKQAKSAIVGNRYKSAAISYRKALAIKPAATEAKAGLGIALVNGSGSDSAYREAAKLLQEVVKEDDRNARAWLSLGMAYQFTSRNSQAAEAYKRYLFLEPTGSSANEVRTLLNGLGK; encoded by the coding sequence GTGGCCAAGCAGCACCTGCTCCTGGTGGATGGTGACGCAAAGAGCCTCCGCGTGATGGAGGTCAGCCTGAAGAAGGCTGGCTTCTCCGTGACGACGGCCATCCACGGCAAGGATGCGCTGGAGAAGGTTCAAATCAGCCCCCCGGACCTCGTGCTGGCCGACACGAAGATGCCGGAGATGGACGGCTTCGAGCTGTGCAAGGCGCTCAAGTCCGACGAGCGCTTCAAGTTCATCCCCTACGTCTTCCTGACGAACCAGAAGTCGGTCGAGTTCAAGGTGCGCGGCCTGGAACTCGGTGGCGACGACTACCTGACGAAGCCCATCTACATCAAAGAAATCGTCACCCGCGTGAAGATGATCCTCCAGAAGGCGGAGAAGGAGAGGATCGAAAAGCGGGAGACGACGAAGGGCGGCTTCGCCGGCAGCCTCGCCGACATGGGCGTGGTGGACCTGGTCCAGACGTTCGAGATTGGCCGCAAGACGGGCAGCATCTCCATCCAGGGCGAGCGCACCGGCACCGTCTACTTCAAGGATGGACGCGTCATCGACGCGGAGCTGGGGCGGTTGAAGGGCGAGAACGCCTTCTACCGCATGCTCAACACCTTCGAGGGTCAGTTCGAGGTCCAGTTCACCGCGCTGGACCGCCCGGAGCGCATCGAGATCTCCACCCAGGGCCTGCTGATGGAAGGCATGCGCCGCCTGGACGAGTGGGGGCGCATGCTCGAGCAGCTCCCGCCGTTGGAGACGGTGTTCGAGATTGACTACCACCAGCTCGCCGACCGGCTCTCGGAGATTCCGGACGAGGTGAACGGGCTGCTGCGCCTGTTCGACGGCAAGCGCACGCTGAGCCGCGTGGTGGAGGACTCGGACTTCGAGGACCTCGCCGCGCTGGGCATCATCAGCAAGCTGTACTTCGAGGGCCTCATCCGCGAGCTGGGCAACGCGCCGCTGGAGCCGGTGCAGAGCAGCAAGCCCGGCATCGAGCAGTGGCTCAACGCGGCGCCGCCTCCGAGCGCGCCGGTGGAGCCCGCGCCCGCGCCCCTGGCCGTCGTGCCCGAGCCGCCCGCCGCGCCCGAGCCGCCGCCCAGCGTCCCCGCCGTGGCCGCCGCGCCGGAGCCGCCGCTGAGCGCTCCCGTCGTGGAGATGCCGCGCGCGATGCCGCCCAGCGTGCTCGCGCCGCCCGCCGGCGTGGAGGACCCGGGCGCGTCCGCCGTCGCGACGGGCCCGGCCCAGCCGGCCAACGTCATCCTCTTCCCCGCGAAGCCCCGCCGTAACGGAGCCGCCGAGGAGCAGCCCGCGGCCGAGGATGCCGCGGCGCCGCTGCCTCCCGCGGCGGAGGGCTCGTCCTTCCTCGTGGCGCCGCCTCCGGCCCATCGCGCCGCGGAGCAGTCGCACCGCAGCCTGCTGTTGGACTGGAGCCGCGTGGACACCGACGGCATCAGCTCCGCGTCCACGTGGGGGCCGGGCTCGCTCTGGTCTCCGTCGCCGCGCTCCTTCGGGAGCACGGGTGGCGCGGGTGCTGCTCCGGCCTTCGCCCAGGCCGCCGCCGAGCCCGTGCCCGCGCGCGCGCCCATCTTCGGCGGCGCGGCCGTGGGGCCCAACCCACTGCCGCCCGTGCCTCCGCCCGCGCCGGCTCCGCCGTCGTCCGAGGTGACGCTGGTGAGCGGCAGGGGCGCCACGTCGCAGCCCGCCGTGCCGCCGGTGGCCCCCGTGGCCATGGTGGAAGAGCCGGTGCTGGAGGTGGAGGAGGTTCCTCAGCCGCCGCCCCAGCAGCTCGCGCTGCCGCCGTACCCCGGCCACGGCGCGCCCGCGCCGGTGGCGCCTGTGCTCTCCGAGGAGCCCCGGACGCCGAGCTCCGCGCCGTCGCCCGCCGCCACCGTCACGCCGCCGCCCGCGGAGACGAAGTCCGTCGAGGCGAAGCCGGTGGATGTGAAGCCGCCGCCGGCCGCCGTGGAGTCGAAGCCCGCGCCGTCGGCGAAGCCGGTGGAGTCGAAGCCGGTGGAGTCGAAGCCGGCCGCCACGGCGCAGCCGGAGCTGAACGACGCCGCGATGGCCGAGGCCATCCGTCCCAAGCGCACCGGCCTCTTCATCGCCGCGGGCCTGCTGCTCATCGGAGCCGTCGCCGCGGTCGTCGTTTTTGGCGGTGGCTCCGGTGGGAAGGGGCAGGACCCGGCGCCGAAGCCTCCGGTGGAGCAGCCGACGCCCGTCGACACCGTGAAGCCGCCGGTGAAGGACCCGACTCCGCCCACGCCTCCGCCGGGTGAGGCCACCGCGCCCGTGGCCGTCGCCGACTCGGGCACGGCCACCGCCGCGACTCCTCCGGCCGCCGACTCCGGCACGGCCACCGCCGCGACTCCTCCGGCCGCGCCGGACTCCGGTGCCGCCACCGCCGAAGCCGCGACGCCCGACGCGGGAGACGCGGCCGCCAACGCCCCGCCGGTGGACCCGGAGGTGGAGTACGCCAACCTCGTGAAGCAGGCGAAGTCGGCCATCGTCGGCAACCGGTACAAGTCCGCCGCCATCAGCTACCGCAAGGCGCTGGCCATCAAGCCGGCCGCCACGGAGGCCAAGGCCGGGCTGGGGATTGCCCTGGTGAACGGCTCCGGCTCGGACTCGGCGTACCGCGAGGCCGCGAAGCTGCTCCAGGAAGTGGTCAAGGAGGACGACCGGAACGCGCGCGCCTGGCTGTCGCTGGGCATGGCGTACCAGTTCACCAGTCGGAATTCGCAGGCGGCCGAGGCCTACAAGCGATACTTGTTCCTGGAACCGACGGGGTCCTCCGCCAACGAGGTCCGCACGCTGCTCAACGGACTGGGCAAGTAG
- a CDS encoding deoxynucleoside kinase: MDLRYIVVEGPIGVGKTSLSNILAERLGGRRILEVVEENPFLANFYADRQKYAFQTQVFFLLSRFRQQQELFQQELFSSMTVSDYLFAKDRIFAHLNLEAHELALYERVFEALGPRVTKPDLVVYLQARLDVLLQRIKKRGREFERKFDSAYLEGLVHSYNTFFFHYTETPLLVVDTSDIDFVNNEADREDLLATIRKAKPGTQHYLPKASRKT, from the coding sequence ATGGACTTACGGTACATCGTGGTCGAGGGGCCCATTGGCGTGGGCAAGACGAGCCTCTCCAACATCCTCGCGGAGCGGCTGGGAGGCCGGCGCATCCTCGAGGTGGTGGAGGAGAACCCGTTCCTCGCCAACTTCTACGCGGACCGGCAGAAGTACGCGTTCCAGACGCAGGTCTTCTTCCTCCTGTCGCGCTTCCGGCAGCAGCAGGAGCTCTTCCAGCAAGAGCTCTTCAGCTCGATGACGGTCAGCGACTACCTGTTCGCGAAGGACCGCATCTTCGCGCACCTCAACCTGGAGGCCCACGAGCTCGCCCTCTATGAGCGCGTCTTCGAGGCGCTCGGGCCCCGCGTGACGAAGCCGGACCTCGTCGTCTACCTCCAGGCCCGCCTGGACGTGCTGCTGCAACGCATCAAGAAGCGCGGCCGCGAGTTCGAGCGCAAGTTCGACTCCGCGTATCTGGAGGGGCTGGTCCACTCCTACAACACGTTCTTCTTCCACTACACGGAGACGCCGCTGTTGGTGGTGGACACGTCGGACATCGACTTCGTCAACAACGAGGCGGACCGGGAAGACCTCCTGGCCACCATCCGGAAGGCGAAGCCGGGGACCCAGCATTACCTTCCGAAGGCCTCCCGGAAGACCTGA